The DNA segment GGGGTAATGTGCTGATTTGCGGCAAATAGTAGATGCTGTCTTTTTGGTAAATAGAGCCAGAACTTGGTTGCACCAGTCCTGCTAAAAGCTGTAATAACGTAGACTTGCCAACACCATTCGGACCCACGAGTGCAATCCGATCGCCCGCTTGAATGCTAACGTCAATTTCCTGAAATAAGGTTCTATCTGCCGTTAAGTTGTAACTAAGATTTTCTGCCCGTAAGAGAACTCTAGATTCCATCCCAAAACCTCAACTTGGATAAAGCGATCGCGAATATTCCAAGTGAGATTCTTCATGGCTCTGTTCTCCAATCTATCTACGAAAAAAATTAGATCTAGTTGATCGATCTCGAACTACAACTCTACAATAGCCGATTCCAGATGCTCCTTATTGAGGGGCGATCGCGCTGGCAGAAATTCCTTTTGGCATATTGGTTGCAGCATCTAACTCGCCCTGAAACTTCTCGCCATAAAAAGCCGCAGAAATTTGGATTTGCCCAATGATGTGACGGTTGAACTCTGCAAGTTTTTCGGCTGGTATCCATAGCTCTTGGCAGATCGCACCACCCACTACTTGCACTTCAAACTGCTGCACATAGCTATCCTCAACCTCAAATTGAGTCACAAAGCCCGCAAAGCTATTGCTCTTAGTATTCCAGTCGCGTGCAATCTTCTCTGCATACTCAAAGTTGAGAACTGGATAGAAAATGGGTTGTTCTGGCAGGCGCGGCGGAAATGCCTGGAAGCTTGATTGAGCAATTAATTCCAGTTCTTTGAGTCCCACAGGACGATAGAGCAGCATAGTTTTGCAGTACCGAATTCACAGACCTGAATTTGACAGGCAGATTTATACTACAAATATACTACACCTTCGATAAAGAGTGTCACTGCTCCGAGTGGTTTAAGACTGTGGTCGCCGCGATCGCTTGCAAAGCCTGAGCTGTATCCTGCGGCAAACCAGCGGTGTAGTCCAATCCCTCAGGGCTTTTGCGGTAGACCACAGCGTAAAACACGCAAGCAGCCAGGTAAGAGCCCGTTAAGCTGGGATGACTGCCATCACTCTCCCACAGTTGCAGATTTGGCTGCTGTGCTAGTGCAGTTTGCCAAGCCATGCCGACAGGTGCCACTAGAAGATTACGTTCTTTGGCAATTTTGAGATAACCTGCCTGTAACTGTGACTGCATGGTGGCAAAGTCTGGGTGTCCCACTTCTGCAAATCCATCTCGGCGACCCCAAGTCATGAACAGTAAAGTACGAGACCCTGCTTGTTGAATCTGATCATCCAAGAGGCGGACGGCAGGATACATTTCTTGGGTCCGATTGGCTTCAACCGAAGGCACGACACTTTGCTCCTGTAAGACCACAAAGGTCCACTTTTGTTGTCCTATTTTGTACAAAGTAGAAGCTGAGGTCGCATGTTGCAACAGCTTCCAACCTCCCTCCGCCACCATATCTACAACGATGGCTTGCCCACCTGATTTCGCTAACTCCGCTAAGATTTGCGGCAAGTTATTTTGATAGGTATAGCTATTCCCAATGAATAAAATAGATAAAGTTGGTTTAGGTTCTGGCTTAGGTGTGCTGGTACATCCCATGACTAACCCGATGACTAATACCTGACAAATCAAACGACGCGCTACTAATAGCCGTTTATGCTGAGGTCTCCAGTTCATAAAGTGCTCCCACAACAA comes from the Trichocoleus sp. FACHB-46 genome and includes:
- a CDS encoding ADP-ribosylation/crystallin J1, translated to MLLYRPVGLKELELIAQSSFQAFPPRLPEQPIFYPVLNFEYAEKIARDWNTKSNSFAGFVTQFEVEDSYVQQFEVQVVGGAICQELWIPAEKLAEFNRHIIGQIQISAAFYGEKFQGELDAATNMPKGISASAIAPQ
- a CDS encoding DUF4886 domain-containing protein; translation: MNWRPQHKRLLVARRLICQVLVIGLVMGCTSTPKPEPKPTLSILFIGNSYTYQNNLPQILAELAKSGGQAIVVDMVAEGGWKLLQHATSASTLYKIGQQKWTFVVLQEQSVVPSVEANRTQEMYPAVRLLDDQIQQAGSRTLLFMTWGRRDGFAEVGHPDFATMQSQLQAGYLKIAKERNLLVAPVGMAWQTALAQQPNLQLWESDGSHPSLTGSYLAACVFYAVVYRKSPEGLDYTAGLPQDTAQALQAIAATTVLNHSEQ